The Candidatus Bathyarchaeum sp. genome contains the following window.
CTGGGGATTTAAGCCCTAAAAGGGTTCGGCAACGATTGGTTCGTCGACTTCTTCTTCGTACGGGGCTTCTTTGTATTTGAGAAGGGGTTTTGTTTTGATTATGAGTTTTTCCCATTTTTTGTTTTCGATGTCGTATCTGAAGTTGTGGCTGTTTGGTTTGATTATGCACCTGTAGCCTACGAAGCGTTCATTTTGGAAAACCAGTCTCATTTTGTGTTTGCAGTGAGGGTCTGCGCATGGGAGGTTTTCTCGCAACATGAATAACATAGTAAGTATTAAGTCACAATAAACGCGTTAATAAATTTAACGCATACAAAATCTAAACCCAAAAACAAATAGGAATTAATTTCCAGAAAGCACTTGTTGAGCCTTACTAATAATCAGTTCAAGCCTGTCACGGGAAATTCCAGTTTTTCGCCTTAACTGCCCGGGGTTTTCTTCAACTAACTGTTTCAAGGAAACTATGCCTTCTGAGGTTAACCGTCTTCTTGTGTCAACCTGCAATCCCCGAAGATACGTCACAGGATAGAAGCGTTTTTCCTCAATCAGGGTCTGTAAATCATGATTTTTGGGAGCACTCCATCCAATATGTTTGATTCCTCGGCAGTCAGCGTAGCGTTTGGCGTGGTCAGTTAGTTTGGTGTTGCAAACAATCATAGCATAATCGATTTTTAGGTCATTAAACCCGTTTTCGTAGCCTTCGGTCACATCTTCAAAGACTGCACGGGAAATTCTGCTTACATCCAAATTAGTTGGAGTGTGATGATTAAAGTGGTGTTTAACCTCCAAAATTGCAGTTTTGCCGTCTTTTCGGATGATGCCATCGACTTCATGTTCTACGCATATTCCTCGGATAATACGATTAGGCATAACGTCGTATCCATGTTCTGCCAAAAGCATCTGGACAAAAAGTTCAAAGTCTGGAGCCGACCGCAATAACCCCAAAGCGCGGCGTAAATCGATTTGATGCTTGACGGAGGGTTTGTGTTTTTTGAGTTTTCTAAAAATCATTTGAAGAATCTTCTTGGTTTCTATGCCGTCATACAACCTAGTTTCAACATGGTCTGCAATAGATTCTGCTACTTGTTGTGAAGCCCCCATGCGCATGGAGGTTCGAATAATCTTTGCTCTACTGTAGGCTTGTTTTGTTCCATCAAATTTCGTTACAAAAACCGTCAAGCTAACCATCTACAATCTATAACAAGGTTTTCATGTAAAAAGATACTCACACACTGTTTTTCATTAAACAAAGGTTGATGTTAAGTTTTCTCAAGATTTTTTGAGTGGAAAAAATTCTTGTCAAAAAATTTTGAGTAAATAATGTTATTTCTTGTCAAAAATATTTAAGAAAAATCCTTTAATTTAAATTTTATATTAAAATGAGTCATTGTGTCAAACATATTTCAAAAAATAAAAACAATTGTCAACCCAAGCGTTGAATCTGCTATTTGTGTTAGCACCAAACTTATCGAAAAAAAAGAAAAACTGGACTTTAGTAAAATTGAATTCAGTTTTCACGCTGACCTAATTCGTTGCGTTGCAATGCTGATGGTAGTTTTGCTTCACTCCGCAGTAGAGCCATACCCAATACCCGCCGTTGTAGACCAATCAGTAGCAATCCGCTGGTGGACAATAAACATCTACGATGCACTATCAGAGGCAGGGGTGCCATTGTTTGTTATGGTCAGCGGTGCGCTACTACTACAGCCATCAAAAATTGAACCCACCAAAGTTTTTCTGAAAAAACGTTTGAAACGAATTGCACCAGCTTTCGTGTTTTGGAGCGCCATCTATTTCATTTGGCGAGCCACAGTTCAAAATGAAGCTTTGAGCGTAACTTCAATAATCCATTATCTAGAAACAAGCCCATACTATCATTTTTGGTTCATTTACATGATTTTTGGGTTGTACTTGATTACCCCTTTGTTGCGCTCCTTGATTGCCAACTCAGACCGAGACCTAATCAAATACGGACTGATTTTGTGGTTTGTTGGCACGGCAATAATTCCCATTATTGGAATATTTGATTACAGAGTCTTAGAAAACAGAATCTTCATGTCCGCAGAATGGGCAGGCTACTTTATCCTTGGATATTACTTACTCAAAACCAAAATCAAACCCCGATACCTTTACACCGCCCTTTTTGGAGGACTGTCAGTAACCATCATCGGAACGTACGTTATTCGCCTCCTGACAACCGGAAAAGGCTACTTTTTTTTGAACACAACCAGCGCAAACATGATTGTAGTTTCAGTTTCCCTGTTTTT
Protein-coding sequences here:
- a CDS encoding acyltransferase family protein produces the protein MSNIFQKIKTIVNPSVESAICVSTKLIEKKEKLDFSKIEFSFHADLIRCVAMLMVVLLHSAVEPYPIPAVVDQSVAIRWWTINIYDALSEAGVPLFVMVSGALLLQPSKIEPTKVFLKKRLKRIAPAFVFWSAIYFIWRATVQNEALSVTSIIHYLETSPYYHFWFIYMIFGLYLITPLLRSLIANSDRDLIKYGLILWFVGTAIIPIIGIFDYRVLENRIFMSAEWAGYFILGYYLLKTKIKPRYLYTALFGGLSVTIIGTYVIRLLTTGKGYFFLNTTSANMIVVSVSLFLLLRTVPAIKIKNKFPKFAKLVHALGKNTLSIYMMHVIVLETFQKGYLGIQISLNTLNPIWQIPLLAVLTLFTCLAITLAVKKIPILQKIVG
- a CDS encoding ATP cone domain-containing protein, which codes for MTVFVTKFDGTKQAYSRAKIIRTSMRMGASQQVAESIADHVETRLYDGIETKKILQMIFRKLKKHKPSVKHQIDLRRALGLLRSAPDFELFVQMLLAEHGYDVMPNRIIRGICVEHEVDGIIRKDGKTAILEVKHHFNHHTPTNLDVSRISRAVFEDVTEGYENGFNDLKIDYAMIVCNTKLTDHAKRYADCRGIKHIGWSAPKNHDLQTLIEEKRFYPVTYLRGLQVDTRRRLTSEGIVSLKQLVEENPGQLRRKTGISRDRLELIISKAQQVLSGN